AAGATTCCCTTTGAGTATGACCTACAAAAATTGATAAATTCGATGAAAAACGGCTCCAGCATGTAGTCAATGCTAAGGGTGGACAtaccaaatattaaaataagttaaatatattaaataattaCGAAGaattttgaatttaaaaaatgaaaatattttgtgtAAAGACTTTCTTGACAGTGTCAAAAATGAgtaatcattgtttttgttgttttgtaatttacttatttatagttttgttattttttttcactaactactttataattaatccctgaatggttatgaattaaaaaattttgataaatttgaaccaaaggccattattttcttatccaaagtcaaaaaatttaatttattttcagtgtgtaaagaatttcttgacatactgtatgtacatatgtaagaACTCGAGTTTCTTTGAGAATATTTAAAAAActttaaacaaatttaatAACTTTCTATTATTTTAGCGTTATTCTCGTAATACAAGAGGCAGCCGTCGCACACGCAATTTGGAATGTTGATCAGAAAAATCATAGCAATGAGAATAATTGTTTTGCTATCAGAATATTTGTTCGACCTACAAGTAAATACCGagattaaagtttaaaaaAACGACTTTTAGAGACAATCAAACATTAGGACAACATTTCGAAAATTCGAAATTAGTTTTCTGTAAgtcaaaaaaaacaaatttttaGATTTCgtgcaaataaataaaaactaatagctacatacatacatataaacattaaaaaaaatgtatttaccGGTTTTGCCGGATCCTGACTGACGATCAAATTCACGCTTTCCATATTTTTCTCCGTTACCGAAACGTTGTTGTCCTCTATTATCACGATCCTTAAATTGACGTTGGGGAATATCGTTGCCAAAATCTACTCCACCAAAACGATTATTTTCATTCGAGCGAATGTGCACAATGTTTTTAGCATCACTTAATCCTTTATTTTCCTTTTTGGTAACATTTCCTACGACTCGTTTTACAATTTTTTCTGTTTTACCAAGATTGTTATGTTTTCCAGTCATTGGCTTATTTTCCTTTTCCGGTTTATTTAAGACTGTTTTTTTAATCTGTTTCTTATTGCTAAGGCCGACATTCATTTTTATAGAGATAGCTGTTGCGACATCCTCGTCATACGTTGACAATAGTTCATAACGATTATATCCTGAATTGTCCATATTTTAAAAAGATTTCCAAAATGCAGTCTACTCTAATGATGGCGATAATATTTTAAGATTTAATACTTTGCTTCATTTCCTCCTACAGGGATACTTACAGAAATTCACTAAAGCGAATTAAAAATACTTTCGAAAATGCAATATTAGTATTAATAAGAAATTAGCCAATATATTAATCGTTCCAATTCAAGGAAGAAACAGATAGTAAATTCCatagatatatatgtacatatattaaaTTAATGGTACTCCTGCAGTACCAACAAAAAATTCCGATATTGAtataaatgaaaattgtataaGAGAATATTGTCTTTGTTGCTTCATATTGAATAAATTAGATTGTATTATCAATTTCGTATTATTTTACTAAATTCACTTCAAAAATGCATCCAATTCTCTTAGTTATGGTGTGGAAAAATTGTCTTGCTTCGGCAGTACGTAAAATAACCTTTTTTCTCAATAGTTAGGCATGGTGcttcgtttgtaaaaatctgaCGGTAGTTGAGTGTCGCCTTAATTATCCTAATTAAATTGAAACAAAGAATTTAAAATGCGATTGTACAAGATAAAGTTTTATGTAATCCTTAAAGGCGTGAAAACTCCATAAATATAAAAGAATTTAAAATGCGATTGTACAAGATAAAGTTTTATGTAATCCTTAAAGGCGTGAAAATTCCATAAATATAAATCAAAACGCTTTTGACTGTAATCAAACCATTTTCAGTAAATACGACTAAGGACTATGGAGTAAACTTGTTAATATCCAATGTAACTGATCCAATTTCGATACTACTTTCAACTTTTACGGGAATGCCCTTAGTGCATGTATgctaaaataaaatatatcgCTTTTAGTCCATCCCTTAATATTAGACAATTATTTGGAATTTGTGAAGTCAAATGTGACAATTGTTTTTTTGATGCCCTACCATCGAAATTTTCTGTCCATGTTTGGCCTAATACAAGATATAAATTTAAGTAAATCCACTTTTTACTCATCACCATAAAGAAAATAGAAACTCTTCAATATATGCGTGTATTAAACACAAGTAATATAAAATTGGCGTAGGTTTGGACGTTGGAAACGGAGGCAGTGTTTGCTCTAAGCAATCTCACAGTAAAATTCATTCGCCGGTAAGTTTGAAATACTAAGAATTATTAGAACTAGACAAATTTGTAATTTTGGTCTATAAAATACGTAATATGAGTGCGTATGAATTTGAAACATTACGTTTACTATATGTCTAGAGATAATCAAAAATCAATAGTTATTTCGTGAATATGTTTTCAAATGGTATTTATTGCCCAGTTTTATTTTTGTGCCCTCATTTTTTGTTTCTCATGATACTGCTTTGACCACAAACATCTGTCCGATTTAGAGTCGTAATAACATATTTCAAACAAATTGACGGTGATTATGTCTTTACTTTTTCGGTTGCTATGCTGCTGGTTATATTTTATGGACAAATATTGAAGGTGTTTGTACGTTTAAAAACCATTGcttttaataattttgaagGTTGCCTGAGGTTGTATTTTCTTGAGTATTTAATAAACATAGGAATGTGCATATGTATAGGTCTAAAGTTTTGTTCTCACTCACAGAACTATACTTCTTACCGATCGCTTCTATGGCAGCTATGTTTAACAGTCTTATCCGGCCGATGATATACCTGGTAGGCCAAGATAGATCAAAATTGTTCGTACATATGAATGTACATagttacatacatacataaacaCGCAAATGGATATGGCTAGATCGATTCGGCTTACCATGGTGATAAGGAATAAAACGACATATAGTGGCCGAAAAAAAGTCTACGAAGCCCCCATTTCTATCTGGCGAGACCAAGAACACGATTCGATAAATGGATGAAACGAtgtgtttatttttatatgaCTGTAGTCAATGTCTTGTCTATAAAAATGAGTTTTGGATCGTGAACTGCAAAGCTTTCTATCTAATAGTGGTAAAGCATTCCACAGAATTCTGACCAAAAATGGTCTAGATATTGCTAACTTGAATCTTTTCCGAATACCCTTTTTAAAGAAGCCAATAAGTTGTTTTTATCTCCTCTTTGGTATCTGAAGATGTGTGAAACGTATTCATGTAGTCTAGCGTTAGTTGGGATACAAACTAAATAGAAATTTGTTTCATTTGATCCTTTCATTTGACCCAGATTGGAAAATGAATATGTTGATTTGAGTGGCAGGTCAAAGCGCTATTGTTGGATGTTTGCCATGGTGACGGCACACGTTTCCCGGTGGAAGAAGTTGTCATATGTTTGACTCGGGTCAAGAATATGTGTGGAAAATGTTTATTTACCAGAAAGTAATGATTGCTCTGGAGACCAAAACCAATCCAAATGTTGATCATTTTTTGCAGAGTTGATTATCTGAATTCTAAGATGCATACAAAATATTTGTACAAAGACGGAGGTAGTTCAGCTTTCGCAATATATAAAGTGCCAGATCACTTCGTTAGTGAACCATGATGCAAAAGACCAGCGAACAAAGTCTGATAATACGGTGATGCGAATGGACGTTCTTCTACTGGTCTAGTCGGCAACAGCGTTAAATTCCCCAATTCCtccttgtttttttttacagCTGTTTCCTATTTTTTCTATTCTCAGACTAACATTGGCAGTTTTATCTCGTCAAAGGGCGAACACTGCACGACGaagagtgtgtgagagagagacagagaataAGTAAGCACGTGGAATGcgttgcgtagccactgcaattaAATTTGTTCCTTCTGTCTAACAAACTTGATCCACTGTGATGTCACAGAAGCCCACACACAAAATTTTGTTgttctagctcttatagtctcttaTATCCACTTCATTTTCTCTTGCAGCTTGTTTTTTATGTCTAACTGCgcagatatacatatgtattttagGCTTTTTCCGTTTGGTAAACTTAGTATTAGTATTAATTACTTACCTGTCAGTAACAATCACATGTTTTTGGCGTTTTGACTGTTATGTGTTCACCCAGATGGAGGCGATTCCGAGATATTTCGGGAGTGTTTGGcgataaaaaataaaatggctAGTGCGTATAAATAAGGTGAAATCCGAAGTCGCATCCGACATAGTAAAGATAGCAGTACGAGCTTCGTTCAGTCCGTTTAGGGCAAGCGTTCAAGCAGGGCTCTAACAGTTAGTTTAGCACAGATGCGTCTTTTGGGTTATTGGGTAAGACGTTATTAAAACAACTGTTATGTGTTTTGATGCCAATATGGGAAGCAAGAAATcaacaaaattattaaaaaaatgTTATCTCAATTTTATAATCGGTTTCGGAATGGAGCTGTGCGAATTCTTTTAGGTTTTCTGCTATTTCATTGTATGTTTGTGAGTTCTTCGGCGGAACATGAAAACTATCCTTGTTTTCATCCCATAAATCTTGCAATGCGTGTTTTCCCCTTACAGGTATCCACAAAAATGTTTAAAAGGTTATATGCATCTATACCTCCATTTCTACCCGCGAGAATAGATGTTATTGTTGTTTCTAGTGGTGACAGTTCACATGATAGgcagaaaaaaaacatacgCATTAAGAAAAACAAATTAACGCAACTAAAACGTAAGAGTAACTTACGTTTTGCCACCACTGCTTACCGCCCTATACTCATAATACATATGTGAAACACCTGCGTTTTCGGCACTATGCATCAACTCAAACCTAGTGTAAAAAGGCAATTAAAAAACACTTGTCTTAAAATTGAATGCCAGGCGCTTGGCCATACAGTGGTATTTTATATGCTATAAATTAACTTAGTTTGATTTGTAAAGCTGAGCGTGTTGGCGAGTCCACCAACCATCAAAACCAATTGATGGTTGTCTCTAAACCAATGCTTTCAAATAAGTCTCAAGCCATTTTTGCAACGAGTACTGCTCCCTGAAAAAAAACGAGAGGAACGTTGCGAGTCGCAGCTACGGCCTCGACTCTTtatttatacccggtactcagtcagtatggctcccctcggCCAGAGGGCGTATACTGCACGATAAGAGTGTGTGTGAAAGAGAGGGAATGAGTAAACGCGTGGAAGGCGTTGTGTAGTCACTGCAGTTTCATTTGTTCCTTCCAGATATAATAATGATCATATCCAGATTTGGCAATCTGTTAGATACGGTCATTTTTTATAATTCCGGGTGTTAAGCTTTCTcttatcttcaaaattgtggatgccacagattttcgtcctttgtgggggcggaggTGGttacacttgtaacagtgtaATATCACAtgagtct
This region of Drosophila miranda strain MSH22 chromosome 2, D.miranda_PacBio2.1, whole genome shotgun sequence genomic DNA includes:
- the LOC108156664 gene encoding uncharacterized protein LOC108156664 isoform X2 encodes the protein MDNSGYNRYELLSTYDEDVATAISIKMNVGLSNKKQIKKTVLNKPEKENKPMTGKHNNLGKTEKIVKRVVGNVTKKENKGLSDAKNIVHIRSNENNRFGGVDFGNDIPQRQFKDRDNRGQQRFGNGEKYGKREFDRQSGSGKTEN